The following proteins are co-located in the Rheinheimera salexigens genome:
- a CDS encoding flagellin N-terminal helical domain-containing protein → MALFVNTNTSSLNAQRQLLNSGSALDTAFKRLSSGMRINSAADDAAGLQISNRLTSQINGLDQAGRNANDGISLAQVAEGAMDEITNSLQRIRTLAIQSQNGINGDDDRNALQKEVTALKLEMSRIATTTQFGDQNLLAGAFSAKFLVGANANQNISVNLSRTDGFGAKGLGIEALTISTVAGASGALALIDSAIKAIDGKRADLGAVQNRFQSTIRNLANISENVSGARSRIRDTDFAKETAELTRQQILQQTSQTILAQANQRPQAALSLLG, encoded by the coding sequence ATGGCTTTATTTGTTAACACCAATACTTCGTCGCTAAATGCGCAGCGTCAATTATTAAATTCTGGCTCAGCATTAGATACTGCTTTTAAACGTCTTTCATCAGGTATGCGGATTAACAGTGCGGCTGATGATGCGGCTGGCTTACAAATTTCAAACCGTTTAACCAGCCAAATTAATGGATTGGATCAAGCAGGGCGAAATGCTAACGACGGCATTTCATTAGCGCAAGTCGCTGAAGGTGCGATGGATGAAATTACTAATTCATTACAACGTATTAGGACTTTAGCTATTCAGTCTCAAAATGGTATTAATGGTGACGATGATCGCAATGCGTTGCAAAAAGAAGTTACAGCTTTAAAACTAGAAATGAGTCGAATTGCCACAACCACTCAGTTTGGTGATCAGAACTTATTAGCCGGCGCTTTTTCAGCTAAGTTTTTAGTGGGTGCCAACGCTAACCAAAATATTAGTGTTAACTTATCAAGAACTGATGGTTTTGGCGCAAAAGGTTTAGGTATTGAAGCATTAACTATTTCAACTGTTGCTGGTGCTTCTGGTGCTTTAGCTTTAATAGATAGTGCGATAAAAGCTATAGATGGTAAACGGGCTGATTTAGGTGCGGTGCAAAATCGGTTTCAATCTACTATTCGTAACTTAGCCAATATTTCTGAAAACGTTTCTGGCGCCCGGAGTCGTATTCGTGATACCGACTTTGCTAAAGAAACTGCAGAATTAACTCGGCAACAAATTTTACAACAGACTAGCCAGACGATATTAGCTCAGGCTAATCAACGGCCACAAGCAGCCTTATCACTATTAGGCTAA
- a CDS encoding flagellar protein FlaG — protein MDNVSNTSMLSNLNSKTDINLIRDASLATKNATVTTVEKSHYSAEIESVEAGVKPSDNEVEQALDVVNQAAVFQQRALTFKLDEDSGRTVVTVLDKNTEQVIRQIPTEELLKVSQDIKKLQQEMGQSLGLLVNRKV, from the coding sequence ATGGATAATGTAAGTAATACCTCAATGCTAAGCAATTTAAACTCTAAGACAGATATTAATTTGATAAGGGATGCAAGTTTAGCGACAAAAAATGCTACAGTAACTACTGTAGAAAAGTCGCATTATTCAGCAGAAATAGAGTCAGTTGAGGCCGGTGTAAAGCCCAGTGATAATGAAGTTGAACAAGCGCTTGATGTTGTAAATCAAGCCGCAGTGTTTCAGCAGCGCGCTTTAACCTTTAAACTAGATGAAGATTCCGGCCGTACAGTGGTAACCGTTCTAGATAAAAATACAGAACAAGTGATCCGACAAATACCGACTGAAGAATTATTGAAAGTCTCCCAAGATATTAAGAAGTTGCAACAAGAGATGGGGCAGTCGCTGGGTTTACTAGTTAATCGTAAAGTGTAA
- the fliD gene encoding flagellar filament capping protein FliD: protein MANINFLGAASGLPLEDLVTSFVNSEREIRFGRINKTKATLDASLSGVGKLKSALSAFQDAANKLSGDKFKQRSALVTQPIEGKSFIEATANSNASASSFDIKVNQIAQGSRLESADLAFSSADDVIATSDGKLTFTAGSKSFDVDVTAGMTLEQLRLKINDSSANFSVNANIINAGGSVGTKLVLNSSETGEGNDLVISNDNAELDAISTQPTGVSAGLSSVQAAQNAIVEIDGIIATSATNKFDNVIQDISLTVVAKTPEGNNAKLDVDVDKDAAKTNIKAFLDSYNQLVDQVANLTKNRTLGADGQSVTGANGALKGDPLPGSIMSQLRNILGSTISGSDPQMNSLYSLGVTLNKEGKLEINTSTEYSETSGQMRFNKALDENFDAIGKMFGNESGLITKLDSFIKEFNKSGGVIASKESSINSQIANNTKASEAASRYIESFEKSLRSRYQGLDVLLAEMQRTQANVASALSSLPGFGTTNKT, encoded by the coding sequence ATGGCAAATATTAATTTCTTAGGTGCAGCATCTGGCTTACCTTTAGAGGATTTAGTCACTAGTTTCGTAAATAGTGAACGAGAAATTCGATTTGGCAGAATTAATAAAACCAAAGCAACTTTAGATGCATCGTTGTCTGGAGTCGGCAAACTTAAGTCTGCTCTATCTGCATTTCAAGATGCGGCAAACAAACTAAGTGGTGATAAGTTTAAACAGCGTTCAGCATTGGTTACTCAGCCAATCGAAGGCAAGTCATTTATTGAAGCTACAGCGAATAGCAATGCGTCGGCATCGAGCTTTGATATCAAAGTAAATCAAATAGCCCAAGGTAGTCGGTTAGAATCAGCTGATTTAGCTTTTAGCAGTGCCGATGATGTCATTGCTACCAGCGATGGTAAATTAACCTTTACTGCAGGTAGCAAAAGTTTTGATGTTGATGTTACTGCTGGTATGACCTTAGAACAGCTAAGATTAAAAATTAATGACAGTAGTGCTAACTTTAGCGTTAATGCCAATATTATTAATGCTGGTGGCAGTGTTGGCACTAAATTAGTTTTAAACTCATCAGAAACCGGTGAGGGCAATGATTTAGTTATATCAAATGACAATGCCGAATTAGACGCTATTTCTACCCAACCCACAGGTGTATCAGCAGGGTTAAGTTCTGTGCAAGCAGCTCAAAATGCCATTGTTGAAATTGATGGTATTATTGCAACTAGTGCAACGAATAAATTTGATAATGTGATACAAGATATTAGTTTAACCGTAGTCGCTAAAACCCCAGAGGGTAATAATGCTAAGTTAGATGTTGATGTTGATAAAGATGCTGCCAAAACTAATATCAAAGCCTTTTTAGACAGCTACAATCAGTTGGTTGATCAGGTGGCTAATTTAACCAAAAATAGAACCCTAGGTGCAGATGGTCAATCGGTTACCGGCGCGAACGGTGCGTTAAAAGGCGACCCTTTACCAGGCTCAATAATGTCGCAGCTGCGAAATATTTTGGGCAGTACTATAAGCGGTAGTGACCCGCAAATGAACTCACTGTATTCGTTAGGTGTTACTCTTAATAAAGAGGGTAAATTAGAAATTAATACTTCTACTGAATATAGCGAAACTTCGGGCCAAATGCGTTTTAATAAAGCACTAGATGAAAATTTTGATGCTATAGGTAAGATGTTTGGTAATGAGTCTGGTTTGATCACTAAACTTGATTCTTTTATTAAAGAGTTTAATAAGTCAGGTGGCGTTATTGCGAGCAAAGAATCATCAATCAACAGCCAAATAGCAAATAATACTAAAGCTTCTGAGGCAGCGAGCCGATATATAGAAAGTTTCGAAAAATCATTACGTAGCCGGTACCAAGGATTAGATGTTTTGCTTGCCGAAATGCAACGAACGCAGGCGAATGTTGCTTCAGCATTATCCAGCTTGCCAGGATTTGGTACGACTAATAAGACATAA
- the flgJ gene encoding flagellar assembly peptidoglycan hydrolase FlgJ, whose amino-acid sequence MSQSPNNVSYHDLTSLQNIRSKAKSDQPGALRQAAEQFEAIFVSMLLTSMRKAGAAFEADGMMNSETTKFYRDMHDSQLATDLAKNGSLGLADLMVQQLSPTAHKKSTPGQPMLLPTDQAMALPSQRQAVNHVLPARAAMQTAAMPITTSATTAMPTAAFIKASQLKSLDEAKAVAEQGKAEQIQATKSVSTESKWQIESPADFVKALLPAAKQTAKMLGLDPMALIAQAALETGWGQRMIKGANGEQSFNFFGIKANNGWQGKTAVVNTLEYRQGVAQKEQAAFRSYSSPEQSLQDYSQFIQNNPRYQHAVKVTQDTEQYFTQLQAAGYATDPAYAKKIMAVYQSPAIEQVRNQLIQEQLAENNTQEMMPDAD is encoded by the coding sequence ATGAGCCAGTCGCCTAATAATGTGTCTTATCATGATTTAACCAGCCTGCAAAATATTCGCAGCAAGGCGAAAAGTGATCAACCAGGTGCATTGCGTCAGGCGGCTGAGCAATTTGAAGCTATTTTTGTCAGCATGCTACTTACCAGTATGCGTAAAGCCGGAGCGGCCTTTGAAGCAGATGGCATGATGAATAGCGAAACTACCAAGTTTTATCGCGATATGCACGATAGCCAATTAGCCACCGACCTAGCTAAAAATGGCAGTTTAGGTTTAGCCGATTTAATGGTGCAGCAGCTTAGTCCTACTGCACATAAAAAGAGTACACCAGGTCAACCCATGCTACTGCCAACAGATCAAGCCATGGCATTACCTAGCCAGCGCCAAGCGGTTAACCATGTTCTGCCGGCAAGAGCTGCAATGCAAACAGCCGCCATGCCAATAACAACTTCAGCAACAACAGCTATGCCAACGGCAGCATTTATAAAAGCTAGCCAGCTGAAAAGTCTAGATGAAGCAAAAGCAGTAGCGGAGCAGGGTAAAGCAGAACAAATACAGGCTACTAAATCTGTTTCAACAGAGTCTAAATGGCAAATAGAAAGCCCAGCCGACTTTGTAAAAGCTTTATTGCCAGCGGCTAAACAAACCGCAAAAATGCTCGGTTTAGATCCTATGGCATTAATTGCCCAAGCGGCATTAGAAACCGGCTGGGGCCAACGGATGATTAAAGGCGCTAACGGCGAGCAAAGCTTTAACTTTTTTGGTATTAAAGCCAATAATGGCTGGCAGGGCAAAACCGCAGTGGTCAATACCTTAGAATATCGCCAAGGCGTAGCGCAAAAAGAACAAGCCGCCTTTAGGTCATACAGCTCTCCTGAGCAAAGCTTACAAGATTACAGCCAATTTATTCAAAATAATCCGCGCTATCAACACGCGGTTAAAGTAACCCAAGACACCGAGCAATATTTTACTCAGTTACAAGCGGCTGGTTATGCAACTGACCCAGCATACGCTAAAAAAATTATGGCGGTTTATCAAAGCCCTGCCATTGAACAGGTGCGAAACCAACTGATTCAAGAGCAGCTTGCTGAAAATAACACTCAAGAAATGATGCCAGATGCCGATTAG
- a CDS encoding flagellar basal body P-ring protein FlgI, which yields MKSTIQYLLLISCLIIALPSNAARIKDVADVQGVRSNQLVGYGLVVGLPGTGEQSPFTEQSFRTMLSNFGISLPSNMRAQIKNVAAVSVSAELPAFAKPGQSVDITVSSIGSAKSLRGGTLMQTFLTGLDGNVYAVAQGSLIVSGLGAEGLDGSRILVNTPTVGRIPNGAMVEREVNTPFGQGDFITLNLKRSDFTTSKRLADTINNFIGADTAHSLDATSVQVRAPRDINQRVSYLSTLENLTFQPGDSSAKIIINSRTGTIVIGKDVRLFPAAITHGGLTVTIAENPRVVQPAPFSDGVTAVEESSIIDVTRDQSRMFKFDPGVTLDDLVRTVNAVGAAPGDLMAILEALKEAGAIHGELVVI from the coding sequence ATGAAAAGCACCATTCAGTATTTGCTGTTAATCAGCTGCCTAATTATCGCGTTGCCAAGCAATGCGGCACGAATTAAAGATGTTGCCGATGTGCAAGGCGTTCGCTCTAACCAATTAGTCGGATATGGTTTAGTGGTAGGTTTACCCGGCACAGGTGAGCAAAGCCCGTTTACCGAGCAAAGCTTTCGCACCATGTTAAGCAACTTTGGTATTTCATTGCCATCCAATATGCGGGCGCAAATTAAAAACGTGGCCGCAGTTAGTGTTAGTGCCGAATTACCGGCCTTTGCTAAGCCCGGTCAGTCGGTAGACATAACTGTATCATCCATAGGCAGTGCTAAAAGCCTGCGCGGTGGCACGTTAATGCAAACCTTTTTAACCGGCCTAGACGGTAATGTTTATGCTGTCGCTCAAGGTAGTTTAATAGTTAGCGGGCTAGGCGCAGAGGGCTTAGATGGCTCACGTATTTTAGTCAATACGCCTACCGTGGGCCGGATCCCAAATGGCGCTATGGTTGAGCGTGAAGTCAACACACCTTTTGGCCAAGGCGACTTTATTACCCTAAATTTAAAGCGCTCAGACTTCACAACATCAAAACGCTTAGCCGATACTATTAATAACTTTATTGGTGCCGATACTGCTCACTCACTGGATGCCACTTCAGTGCAAGTGCGCGCACCACGTGATATTAATCAGCGAGTGTCGTATTTATCTACCCTAGAAAATTTAACCTTTCAGCCGGGTGATAGCTCAGCCAAAATTATTATTAACTCCCGCACCGGTACTATCGTTATTGGTAAAGATGTGCGTTTATTCCCAGCCGCTATTACTCATGGTGGCTTAACCGTTACCATTGCCGAAAACCCACGAGTGGTGCAACCAGCACCGTTCAGTGATGGTGTAACCGCGGTTGAAGAAAGCTCCATTATTGATGTTACGCGGGATCAGTCACGGATGTTTAAGTTCGACCCAGGCGTCACTTTAGACGACTTAGTGCGGACAGTGAATGCAGTAGGGGCAGCGCCAGGTGATTTAATGGCGATATTAGAAGCATTAAAAGAAGCCGGTGCCATTCACGGCGAATTAGTGGTGATATAA
- the flgK gene encoding flagellar hook-associated protein FlgK — protein MSDNLLRIGTSAVLANSSLLNTTSNNIANINTPGYVRQRTEFESQQFGLGVGRGTTERLVSEFTQKQMRRDTSNLAFSAQFVSEANRVDSLFSNPANSIATGMNDLFAQIQTANNDPTQLSNRQLIIGSSQALVDRFDGMSNLILDQEKYVNQQLDIYVNEANDLIKQVASYNKEIASFGTGASRPVPLDLLDKRDHAILKLSEMMEVTTLDSANGEKLVFMTGGQSLVVEQGNFQLFTLRGEPDPNRKELQLKLNSKNSVVRNVNVKEIGGKLGAVVAFREEILDPAQRQLGQLALTIADSMNSQNKLGMTLNGTIGKDLFTLPEFKALNFNGAAGSINYNIEPGKSGQLPPNDFKVTINSTIPGEVLVQALDTKGNVIEGSDILIPGLDFSSDVTINSKTLGLPGGEVFGLEMTISSSAAVGDKYLLSPLSSAARQLDMATNRPEDIALASPVRGTFNNTNLGNGRVESLTVTSTVTSPDPFLDNAPYTLTYTDNNEFEITDKNSTLLGTATFSTNNYNNILENTVPAGLADTLGFDFNISGQPKLGDSFSLEFNQDGINDNRNGLAFAELQNAATTRRTADPTTSAAINKYSFNQTYATMVGSIGERTRQARTSEEANSAILSQTTQWYESLSGVSLDEEAANLVRFQQSYAAASKIISTSQTIFDTLLQAVR, from the coding sequence ATGTCAGATAATTTACTTAGAATTGGTACTTCTGCCGTTTTAGCTAATAGTAGTTTGCTTAATACTACCAGTAATAATATCGCCAATATTAATACCCCAGGTTACGTAAGGCAGCGTACTGAATTTGAATCGCAGCAATTTGGTTTAGGCGTAGGGCGTGGCACCACAGAGCGCTTAGTCAGTGAGTTTACCCAAAAGCAAATGCGCCGTGATACCTCTAATTTAGCTTTCTCAGCCCAGTTTGTTAGCGAAGCCAATAGGGTAGACTCTTTATTCTCTAATCCGGCTAATAGTATCGCCACCGGCATGAACGATTTATTTGCTCAAATACAAACCGCTAACAATGATCCTACTCAGTTATCTAATCGCCAGCTTATTATCGGCTCATCTCAAGCCTTAGTCGACCGCTTCGATGGCATGTCTAATTTAATATTAGATCAAGAAAAATATGTTAATCAGCAATTAGATATCTACGTCAACGAAGCTAACGACTTAATAAAGCAAGTCGCCAGCTACAATAAAGAAATAGCCTCTTTTGGCACCGGTGCCAGTCGGCCAGTGCCTTTAGATTTATTAGATAAACGCGATCATGCTATTTTAAAACTGTCAGAAATGATGGAAGTCACCACTCTAGACTCCGCCAACGGCGAAAAACTAGTGTTTATGACTGGCGGCCAATCGTTAGTGGTTGAGCAAGGTAACTTTCAACTCTTTACCTTACGTGGCGAACCCGATCCTAATCGTAAAGAATTACAGTTAAAGCTAAATTCAAAAAACAGTGTGGTCCGCAATGTAAATGTTAAAGAAATTGGCGGCAAATTAGGCGCAGTTGTCGCATTTCGCGAAGAAATTCTAGATCCAGCCCAACGCCAATTAGGCCAATTAGCCCTAACCATCGCCGACTCTATGAACAGTCAAAATAAGCTGGGTATGACCTTAAACGGTACTATAGGCAAAGATTTATTTACTTTGCCTGAGTTTAAGGCTCTTAATTTTAACGGCGCTGCGGGTAGCATAAATTATAACATTGAGCCGGGTAAATCAGGTCAATTACCACCTAATGATTTTAAGGTAACCATTAATTCTACCATTCCTGGTGAAGTGTTGGTTCAAGCTTTGGATACCAAAGGAAACGTAATTGAAGGTTCGGATATACTTATCCCCGGGCTCGACTTTAGCTCAGACGTGACAATAAACTCTAAAACGTTAGGTTTGCCTGGTGGCGAGGTGTTTGGTCTAGAGATGACGATTAGTAGCTCTGCAGCTGTCGGAGATAAGTACTTACTTAGCCCATTAAGCTCTGCCGCACGCCAATTAGATATGGCTACTAACCGCCCTGAAGATATAGCCCTTGCTAGCCCAGTGCGCGGCACATTTAATAACACTAACTTAGGCAATGGTCGTGTTGAAAGTTTAACGGTGACATCAACCGTAACCAGCCCAGATCCATTTTTAGATAACGCTCCTTACACGCTGACTTATACAGATAATAATGAATTTGAAATTACAGATAAAAACTCTACCCTCCTAGGCACGGCGACTTTTAGTACAAATAACTATAATAATATTTTAGAAAACACTGTACCTGCAGGTCTTGCAGATACACTAGGCTTTGATTTTAATATTAGTGGCCAACCTAAACTAGGTGATAGCTTTAGCTTGGAGTTTAACCAAGATGGTATTAACGATAACCGCAACGGCTTAGCTTTTGCCGAATTGCAAAATGCGGCTACTACGCGCCGAACTGCTGATCCCACAACTAGCGCGGCAATTAATAAATATAGCTTTAACCAAACTTATGCCACTATGGTGGGTAGCATAGGCGAGCGTACGCGCCAAGCCCGTACCAGCGAAGAAGCCAACTCAGCAATATTAAGCCAAACCACACAATGGTATGAATCATTATCAGGCGTTAGCTTAGATGAAGAAGCGGCAAACCTAGTGCGCTTTCAACAAAGCTATGCTGCGGCCTCGAAAATAATTTCTACGTCGCAAACTATTTTTGACACCCTATTACAGGCGGTGAGGTAA
- a CDS encoding flagellin N-terminal helical domain-containing protein has protein sequence MALFVNTNTSSLNAQRQMINSGNALDTAFKRLSSGMRINSAADDAAGLQISNRLTSQINGLDQAGRNANDGISLAQVAEGAMDEITNSLQRIRTLAIQSQNGINGDEDRNALQKEVLALKTEMSRIATTTQFGDQNLLAGTFSAKFLVGANANQNISVNLSRTDGFGALGLGITALTVSTVGGASAALALVDSAIKAVDSKRADLGAVQNRFQSTIRNLANISENVSGARSRIRDTDFAKETAELTRQQILQQTSQTILAQANQRPQAALSLLQG, from the coding sequence ATGGCATTATTCGTTAACACTAATACATCTTCATTGAATGCACAGCGTCAAATGATTAATTCGGGTAACGCATTAGACACTGCATTTAAACGTTTATCATCAGGTATGCGGATTAATAGTGCGGCTGATGATGCGGCTGGTCTACAAATTAGTAATCGTTTAACTAGCCAAATAAACGGCTTAGACCAAGCTGGACGTAATGCTAACGATGGTATTTCTTTAGCGCAAGTCGCTGAAGGCGCAATGGATGAAATTACTAACTCATTACAACGCATTCGGACGTTAGCGATTCAATCCCAAAATGGTATTAATGGTGATGAAGATCGTAATGCGTTACAAAAAGAAGTGTTAGCATTAAAAACTGAAATGAGTCGGATTGCTACAACCACCCAATTTGGTGATCAGAACTTATTAGCCGGTACTTTTTCTGCTAAGTTTTTAGTTGGAGCCAATGCCAATCAAAATATTAGTGTTAACTTATCCAGAACGGACGGTTTTGGAGCTTTAGGACTAGGCATAACAGCGTTAACTGTTTCAACTGTTGGTGGAGCTTCAGCCGCGCTAGCCCTCGTAGACAGTGCAATTAAAGCTGTAGATAGCAAACGGGCAGATTTAGGTGCAGTGCAAAATCGGTTCCAATCTACTATTCGTAACTTAGCGAATATTTCTGAGAACGTCTCAGGCGCTCGCAGTCGAATTCGCGATACTGATTTTGCTAAAGAAACTGCAGAGTTAACTCGTCAACAGATTTTGCAACAGACTAGCCAAACAATTTTAGCGCAAGCTAATCAGCGGCCACAAGCTGCACTAAGCTTATTACAAGGATAA
- the flgL gene encoding flagellar hook-associated protein FlgL, with protein MRISFNMQFSQSLNGILDAQKRMSKAEEQLVKQTRILSPADDPAAAAKVLGLDQNLAQIEQFQKNSVLLKNNLGLEETVLTNMRTAYDRISTLAQAAGNGTYGPAERQALALELRNIQAEMFDAMNTTNADGSYIFAGYQDRTAAYEKDPVTGDYQFKGDDGFRALQISPSIKIPGNDSGKAIFDDVFARIKPLGPNLISGSPSSISIEVSAQNKLNAFYANNYDNLDPTNNTYNITIDVANNYTILQNGNPLTPAVSGTYVPGEVIEFQGLAIKIDGAAAAPGQIDFELPSPVKKNILNTLRDFIQVLENPAASSASINEAIGDALAQTEDSARRIDSTLSNLGGRNNVLNSVFNNNEDLTIKNKEYRADLAEVDFAAAMTEIKRQEVAMQAASSTFGKISASTLFDYIR; from the coding sequence ATGCGTATCTCTTTTAATATGCAATTCAGTCAAAGTTTAAACGGTATCTTAGATGCGCAAAAAAGAATGTCGAAGGCAGAAGAGCAACTCGTCAAACAAACCCGTATTTTGTCGCCAGCCGACGATCCAGCCGCAGCAGCAAAAGTATTAGGCTTAGATCAAAACTTAGCCCAAATAGAACAATTTCAAAAAAACAGCGTGTTATTAAAAAATAACTTAGGGCTAGAAGAAACCGTACTCACCAATATGCGTACCGCTTATGATCGCATTAGCACCTTAGCTCAAGCCGCTGGTAACGGCACTTATGGCCCAGCTGAGCGTCAAGCACTGGCGCTAGAATTAAGAAACATTCAAGCTGAAATGTTTGATGCCATGAATACGACTAATGCCGATGGCAGTTATATCTTCGCTGGCTATCAAGATCGAACGGCAGCCTACGAGAAAGACCCTGTCACTGGTGACTATCAATTCAAAGGCGATGACGGCTTTCGTGCCTTACAAATATCGCCTTCGATAAAAATTCCAGGCAATGATAGCGGTAAAGCGATTTTTGATGATGTATTTGCCCGCATTAAGCCTTTAGGCCCTAATCTTATTAGTGGTAGCCCCAGCTCAATAAGTATTGAAGTATCGGCCCAAAATAAACTTAATGCCTTTTATGCTAATAACTATGACAATCTAGACCCCACTAACAACACTTATAACATTACAATTGATGTAGCAAATAATTATACCATTTTACAAAATGGCAATCCGTTAACGCCAGCTGTTAGCGGCACCTATGTGCCAGGTGAAGTGATTGAGTTTCAAGGCTTAGCGATAAAAATTGATGGCGCAGCAGCTGCGCCAGGTCAAATAGACTTTGAGTTACCCTCACCAGTAAAGAAAAACATTTTAAATACTCTACGTGACTTTATTCAAGTATTAGAAAACCCCGCAGCATCTAGTGCATCTATTAATGAAGCTATTGGTGATGCGCTTGCCCAAACCGAGGACAGCGCCAGGCGTATCGACAGCACCTTATCTAATCTAGGTGGCAGAAATAACGTATTAAACAGTGTATTTAATAATAATGAAGATTTAACTATTAAGAATAAAGAATATCGTGCTGATTTAGCTGAAGTAGATTTTGCTGCTGCCATGACCGAAATTAAACGCCAAGAAGTCGCCATGCAAGCGGCATCTTCTACTTTTGGTAAAATTTCTGCTTCGACTCTTTTTGACTATATACGATAA
- a CDS encoding putative sugar O-methyltransferase: MSKVNTYEALSQAFNDMKQQESLYQPSTFWAKASLNIAQAVQQHGMDNFRALPEALGFFVPTFGVPGNSFTAEMQQTILDSFIQQYPEAIKAQKSLELCLNGYQAALADYRVFVAANDTDTLPAIHLFSESDYGKPIEQFEFDNKMYSRSSLNYLLGLTLLKQYIDIEIKTVLEIGGGFGSLGEILAKSNIDQLRYIDIDIPPTSCIAESYLREAVPAEQITGYMDTKNLTTIDINQLSSLSVLTSWQLPKVIGQVDLFVNFISFQEMEPHIVQNYLNHVDRLQTKWILLRNIKEGKQVKLNPEDLGVEQPILTDDYIDMLPNYQLVTRQVLPFGFKTVDNFHSELLLFKRK, from the coding sequence ATGAGTAAAGTCAATACCTACGAGGCATTATCACAAGCTTTTAATGACATGAAACAACAAGAATCCTTGTATCAGCCTTCAACATTTTGGGCTAAAGCCTCACTAAATATTGCCCAAGCTGTTCAACAACATGGCATGGATAACTTTAGGGCTTTACCTGAAGCTTTAGGCTTTTTCGTGCCCACTTTTGGTGTACCAGGTAATAGCTTTACTGCTGAAATGCAGCAAACGATATTAGATTCATTCATTCAGCAGTATCCTGAAGCAATAAAAGCGCAAAAATCTTTAGAGCTGTGCTTAAATGGTTATCAAGCCGCATTAGCTGATTATCGGGTTTTTGTCGCCGCTAACGATACTGATACATTACCTGCAATACATCTTTTTTCAGAGTCTGATTATGGCAAACCAATAGAGCAGTTTGAATTTGATAATAAAATGTATAGCCGTTCTTCACTTAACTATTTGTTAGGCCTTACACTGCTCAAGCAATATATAGATATAGAGATCAAAACGGTACTTGAAATAGGAGGCGGATTTGGCTCCTTAGGCGAAATTTTAGCCAAGAGTAATATTGACCAGCTGCGCTATATTGATATAGATATTCCGCCAACCTCTTGTATAGCAGAGTCATATTTACGCGAGGCGGTTCCGGCTGAACAAATTACCGGCTATATGGATACAAAAAATTTAACAACTATTGATATTAACCAGTTATCCAGCCTATCTGTGCTAACTAGTTGGCAATTACCGAAAGTTATTGGCCAAGTTGATTTGTTTGTTAATTTTATCTCGTTTCAAGAAATGGAGCCGCATATAGTTCAAAATTATTTAAACCATGTCGATAGATTGCAGACCAAGTGGATTTTATTGAGAAATATTAAAGAAGGTAAGCAAGTTAAATTAAACCCAGAAGATCTTGGTGTGGAGCAACCTATTTTAACCGACGACTATATTGATATGTTACCAAACTATCAGTTAGTTACCCGTCAAGTTTTACCGTTTGGCTTTAAAACTGTCGACAATTTTCATTCGGAATTATTGCTGTTTAAACGCAAATAA